Proteins from a genomic interval of Nasonia vitripennis strain AsymCx chromosome 3, Nvit_psr_1.1, whole genome shotgun sequence:
- the LOC100117051 gene encoding chitobiosyldiphosphodolichol beta-mannosyltransferase isoform X1 produces MEEGNSGGIIDMEFLVHSFGISFILGLLLALWFKRREKTKSVCIVVLGDIGRSPRMQYHATSFTREGYAVEIVGYPGSPPLQELQDHANVKIHYLRNPPNLNNQLTRLLSYAVKVVWQSLNLSYVLFFKCNSSFLLIQNPPAIPTIPVCWFYCYARRVEFAIDWHNYAHTIMALSLGQNHRLVKLATFIESFFGAKARHNFCVTKAMQEDLEKKWKIQAKVLYDRPPEEFHPISIEEKHELLLKLSKDYDIFKGTEENCTAFTTQLPNGEVALRNDRPALVVSSTSWTEDEDFSILLDALSDYETECETSKNIKFPDLICVITGKGPLKDFYKAIIEKKNWKHVTIITPWLETEDYPKLLASADLGVCLHTSSSGLDLPMKVVDMFGCGLPVCAYNFKCLPELVRHNENSLVFSDCEALTKQLKSWFTNFPNDVGQQQRNSRFKYELTMFQQLRWHGNWKTKKNVVVNERPIIGILSQEISYKLNEVYPGMYDSYIAASYVKYIESAGARVVPIWIGQPVSYYKDILGKINGVLFPGGSTYFNQSNGYADAGAVIYKIAKKFNKQGDFFPIWGTCLGFELLTYVAANKFEHRSDCSSHNQALPLEFTSDFRDSRLFGKAPSDVIQILRSENVTGNYHRYCVTQEGLAKANLTNKFRVMSVNHDWNGQEFISTLEHVSMPFYGVQFHPEKNAYEWVKGKNIPHSFNAVRTNQYFADFFVNEARKNHHAFPSAGEENAALIYNYPATFTGMKGSSYLQCYMFKVNA; encoded by the exons ATGGAGGAGGGGAACAGCGGTGGCATCATAGACATGGAGTTCTTGGTGCACTCGTTCGGGATATCGTTTATTTTGGGTCTATTACTGGCACTATGGTTCAAACGACgggaaaaaacaaagagcGTGTGTATTGTCGTACTAGGGGACATCGGCCGTAGTCCCCGGATGCAGTACCACGCGACATCCTTCACCAGAGAGGGCTACGCTGTCGAAATTGTAGGTTACCCCGGTTCGCCGCCGCTCCAAGAGCTGCAAGATCACGCGAATGTCAAGATTCACTATCTACGTAATCCGCCGAATTTGAACAACC AGTTGACGAGATTACTCTCGTATGCTGTTAAAGTTGTTTGGCAATCTTTGAATTTATCGTATGTGCtgttttttaaatgtaattcaAGTTTTCTGTTGATACAAAACCCTCCTGCGATACCAACCATTCCTGTATGTTGGTTTTACTGCTATGCTCGCAGAGTGGAATTTGCAATTGACTGGCATAATTATGCGCACACTATTATGGCCCTCAGTCTAGGGCAAAATCATCGTCTTGTTAAATTAGCCACTTTTATTGAGTCATTTTTTGGTGCTAAAGCTAGACACAATTTCTGTGTAACCAAAGCGATGCAAGAGGATTTAGAAAAGAAATGGAAGATACA GGCAAAAGTATTGTATGATAGACCACCTGAAGAATTTCATCCAATTTCTATAGAAGAAAAGCACGAATTGCTGCTCAAATTAAGTAAAGACTATGATATATTCAAAGGCACTGAAGAGAACTGTACAGCATTTACAACCCAATTACCAAATGGAGAGGTTGCATTGCGAAATGACAGACCTGCTTTAGTAGTGTCAAGTACAAGTTGGACTGAAGATGAAgacttttctattttattagaTGCACTTAGTG ATTATGAAACTGAATGTGAAACTagcaaaaatattaagtttCCAGATTTAATATGTGTGATAACGGGCAAAGGCCCtttaaaagatttttataaagctataatagaaaaaaaaaattggaaacaTGTGACAATAATTACACCTTGGTTAGAAACTGAAGATTATCCAAAGTTATTAG cAAGTGCAGATTTAGGTGTCTGCCTGCACACATCCTCAAGCGGTTTAGATTTACCAATGAAGGTTGTTGATATGTTTGGCTGTGGTTTGCCTGTATGTGCATACAATTTTAAATG TTTACCCGAACTTGTTAGGCATAATGAGAATAGTTTAGTTTTTTCTGATTGTGAAGCACTAACTAAGCAATTAAAGTCATGGTTTACCAATTTTCCCAATGATGTTGGACAACAGCAAAGGAATTCAAGGTTTAAATATGAATTGACTATGTTTCAACAACTTCGGTGGCATGGTAATTGGAAAA CCAAGAAAAATGTAGTCGTCAATGAGCGTCCGATCATAG gaatCTTGAGCCAGGAGATTAGTTACAAATTAAATGAAGTCTACCCAGGAATGTATGATAGCTACATCGCGGCCTCGTACGTGAAGTACATAGAGAGTGCCGGTGCTAGAGTAGTTCCAATCTG GATTGGACAACCTGTTTCATACTACAAAGATATTCTCGGCAAAATCAACGG cgTTTTGTTTCCCGGAGGATCGACGTATTTCAATCAAAGCAACGGCTATGCAGATGCGGGGGCGGTCATATACAA GATTGCGAAAAAATTCAACAAGCAAGGTGACTTCTTTCCTATATGGGGCACGTGTCTCGGATTCGAATTATTGACATACGTTGCGGCTAATAAATTCGAGCACAGGTCCGACTGTTCCAGCCATAATCAAGCTCTTCCTCTTGAATTCACTTCAG ATTTCAGAGACAGTAGACTATTCGGGAAAGCTCCGTCAGACGTGATTCAAATTTTGCGAAGTGAGAATGTTACCGGTAACTATCACAGATACTGCGTCACCCAAGAG GGTCTCGCCAAGGCAAATTTGACTAACAAGTTCCGAGTCATGTCCGTCAATCATGACTGGAACGGTCAAGAATTCATATCAACCCTGGAGCACGTCAGTATGCCTTTCTACGGAGTCCAGTTCCACCCTGAAAAGAACGCCTATGAATGGGTCAAAGGAAAAAACATACCTCACAGTTTCAATGCTGTGAGAACCAATCAGTATTTCGCCGATTTCTTCGTCAACGAAG CACGAAAAAATCATCACGCTTTCCCGAGTGCAGGAGAAGAAAACGCAGCTTTGATTTACAACTATCCCGCCACATTTACGGGAATGAAAGGCTCGTCCTACCTACAGTGCTACATGTTCAAAGTAAATGCCTGA
- the LOC100117051 gene encoding chitobiosyldiphosphodolichol beta-mannosyltransferase isoform X2 yields the protein MEEGNSGGIIDMEFLVHSFGISFILGLLLALWFKRREKTKSVCIVVLGDIGRSPRMQYHATSFTREGYAVEIVGYPGSPPLQELQDHANVKIHYLRNPPNLNNQLTRLLSYAVKVVWQSLNLSYVLFFKCNSSFLLIQNPPAIPTIPVCWFYCYARRVEFAIDWHNYAHTIMALSLGQNHRLVKLATFIESFFGAKARHNFCVTKAMQEDLEKKWKIQAKVLYDRPPEEFHPISIEEKHELLLKLSKDYDIFKGTEENCTAFTTQLPNGEVALRNDRPALVVSSTSWTEDEDFSILLDALSDYETECETSKNIKFPDLICVITGKGPLKDFYKAIIEKKNWKHVTIITPWLETEDYPKLLASADLGVCLHTSSSGLDLPMKVVDMFGCGLPVCAYNFKCLPELVRHNENSLVFSDCEALTKQLKSWFTNFPNDVGQQQRNSRFKYELTMFQQLRWHAKKNVVVNERPIIGILSQEISYKLNEVYPGMYDSYIAASYVKYIESAGARVVPIWIGQPVSYYKDILGKINGVLFPGGSTYFNQSNGYADAGAVIYKIAKKFNKQGDFFPIWGTCLGFELLTYVAANKFEHRSDCSSHNQALPLEFTSDFRDSRLFGKAPSDVIQILRSENVTGNYHRYCVTQEGLAKANLTNKFRVMSVNHDWNGQEFISTLEHVSMPFYGVQFHPEKNAYEWVKGKNIPHSFNAVRTNQYFADFFVNEARKNHHAFPSAGEENAALIYNYPATFTGMKGSSYLQCYMFKVNA from the exons ATGGAGGAGGGGAACAGCGGTGGCATCATAGACATGGAGTTCTTGGTGCACTCGTTCGGGATATCGTTTATTTTGGGTCTATTACTGGCACTATGGTTCAAACGACgggaaaaaacaaagagcGTGTGTATTGTCGTACTAGGGGACATCGGCCGTAGTCCCCGGATGCAGTACCACGCGACATCCTTCACCAGAGAGGGCTACGCTGTCGAAATTGTAGGTTACCCCGGTTCGCCGCCGCTCCAAGAGCTGCAAGATCACGCGAATGTCAAGATTCACTATCTACGTAATCCGCCGAATTTGAACAACC AGTTGACGAGATTACTCTCGTATGCTGTTAAAGTTGTTTGGCAATCTTTGAATTTATCGTATGTGCtgttttttaaatgtaattcaAGTTTTCTGTTGATACAAAACCCTCCTGCGATACCAACCATTCCTGTATGTTGGTTTTACTGCTATGCTCGCAGAGTGGAATTTGCAATTGACTGGCATAATTATGCGCACACTATTATGGCCCTCAGTCTAGGGCAAAATCATCGTCTTGTTAAATTAGCCACTTTTATTGAGTCATTTTTTGGTGCTAAAGCTAGACACAATTTCTGTGTAACCAAAGCGATGCAAGAGGATTTAGAAAAGAAATGGAAGATACA GGCAAAAGTATTGTATGATAGACCACCTGAAGAATTTCATCCAATTTCTATAGAAGAAAAGCACGAATTGCTGCTCAAATTAAGTAAAGACTATGATATATTCAAAGGCACTGAAGAGAACTGTACAGCATTTACAACCCAATTACCAAATGGAGAGGTTGCATTGCGAAATGACAGACCTGCTTTAGTAGTGTCAAGTACAAGTTGGACTGAAGATGAAgacttttctattttattagaTGCACTTAGTG ATTATGAAACTGAATGTGAAACTagcaaaaatattaagtttCCAGATTTAATATGTGTGATAACGGGCAAAGGCCCtttaaaagatttttataaagctataatagaaaaaaaaaattggaaacaTGTGACAATAATTACACCTTGGTTAGAAACTGAAGATTATCCAAAGTTATTAG cAAGTGCAGATTTAGGTGTCTGCCTGCACACATCCTCAAGCGGTTTAGATTTACCAATGAAGGTTGTTGATATGTTTGGCTGTGGTTTGCCTGTATGTGCATACAATTTTAAATG TTTACCCGAACTTGTTAGGCATAATGAGAATAGTTTAGTTTTTTCTGATTGTGAAGCACTAACTAAGCAATTAAAGTCATGGTTTACCAATTTTCCCAATGATGTTGGACAACAGCAAAGGAATTCAAGGTTTAAATATGAATTGACTATGTTTCAACAACTTCGGTGGCATG CCAAGAAAAATGTAGTCGTCAATGAGCGTCCGATCATAG gaatCTTGAGCCAGGAGATTAGTTACAAATTAAATGAAGTCTACCCAGGAATGTATGATAGCTACATCGCGGCCTCGTACGTGAAGTACATAGAGAGTGCCGGTGCTAGAGTAGTTCCAATCTG GATTGGACAACCTGTTTCATACTACAAAGATATTCTCGGCAAAATCAACGG cgTTTTGTTTCCCGGAGGATCGACGTATTTCAATCAAAGCAACGGCTATGCAGATGCGGGGGCGGTCATATACAA GATTGCGAAAAAATTCAACAAGCAAGGTGACTTCTTTCCTATATGGGGCACGTGTCTCGGATTCGAATTATTGACATACGTTGCGGCTAATAAATTCGAGCACAGGTCCGACTGTTCCAGCCATAATCAAGCTCTTCCTCTTGAATTCACTTCAG ATTTCAGAGACAGTAGACTATTCGGGAAAGCTCCGTCAGACGTGATTCAAATTTTGCGAAGTGAGAATGTTACCGGTAACTATCACAGATACTGCGTCACCCAAGAG GGTCTCGCCAAGGCAAATTTGACTAACAAGTTCCGAGTCATGTCCGTCAATCATGACTGGAACGGTCAAGAATTCATATCAACCCTGGAGCACGTCAGTATGCCTTTCTACGGAGTCCAGTTCCACCCTGAAAAGAACGCCTATGAATGGGTCAAAGGAAAAAACATACCTCACAGTTTCAATGCTGTGAGAACCAATCAGTATTTCGCCGATTTCTTCGTCAACGAAG CACGAAAAAATCATCACGCTTTCCCGAGTGCAGGAGAAGAAAACGCAGCTTTGATTTACAACTATCCCGCCACATTTACGGGAATGAAAGGCTCGTCCTACCTACAGTGCTACATGTTCAAAGTAAATGCCTGA
- the LOC103317617 gene encoding NHP2-like protein 1 homolog produces the protein MTEEVNPKAYPLADATLTAKILNLVQQALNYKQLRKGANEATKTLNRGLSEFIVMAADAQPLEILLHLPLLCEDKNVPYVFVRSKQSLGRACGVSRPVVACSVTVNEGSQLKPQITAIQQEIERLLV, from the exons ATG ACTGAAGAAGTGAATCCTAAAGCTTATCCGTTGGCGGATGCTACGCTTACAGCCAAGATACTGAATTTGGTGCAGCAAGCACTGAACTACAAGCAACTCAGGAAGGGAGCTAACGAGGCTACCAAGACTCTTAACCGTGGTCTGTCCGAATTCATTGTGATGGCTGCAGATGCTCAACCATTAGAAATCTTACTGCATTTGCCACTGTTGTGTGAGGATAAAAATGTTCCTTATGTATTTGTAAGAAGCAAGCAATCTCTTGGCAGAGCATGCGGTGTCTCAAGGCCAGTTGTGGCCTGCTCTGTGACGGTTAATGAGGGTTCACAATTGAAACCACAGATTACAGCTATTCAACAAGAAATTGAGCGTCTTTTGGTTTGA